ATATTGATTAGTTATAGGTGCCTTataatttcatttttatttttttgttaagaCAGCATTTTATGGTTCCACAGCCATTACCTAAACCTATGTTGACAATGTCATTATTCTTGAATTTAGATTTATCAGAATGTGGAAGAGTGTTCTGATTTGCCATCAGAAGCAGTTGCAGGCTATAGTTAACACCACAAGCCGTAAACTGGTTGTGAAAACCAGAAGCCAAAAAGAATCGATTGCGAAGGCCACCAAGGAATTGGAACTGGAGCTGGTAAACTGGTACCAATGTTTCAACAACTGGATTGGCATTCAGAAATCCTACATTGAGGCCCTCAATGGATGGTTAATCAGCTGGCTGCCTCAAGAACAGGAGCAGACACCTGACGGAGTTGCTCCTTTCTCACCAGGTGGAATTGGTGCTCCTGCTGTGTACGTCCTCTCCAATGATTGGTTCCATGCTAACAAGAACATTTCAGGAAAAGAGGTCATCAAATCTATGCGTGCTTTCATTAAAATTCTCCATATTCTGTTAGAGTCTCAGGAGGAGGAACAACGCCAACGACTTGAGGCAGAGTATCTATCAGGAGCTTACGATCGAAGGTTAGGATCGTTGCAGGAGAAAGGAAGATACGGGCATCTAGACATTGTGTCAGTCACCAAGGATGGTCTGGAACACCATGATGATGGCATAGTGGAATTGGACTTGCTGAGAAAGAAATTGGATGAGAAAATATATAAGCACAAGGAAGCTTTAAGACGAATTAAGCATGTTGCTTCCAGTGCTTTGCAAACTGGTTTGACTCCATTATTCGGAGCACTCGAGGATTTTACTTCACAGATATTGAGAGCTTATGATGGTCTCAGAATTCCCAATCATGGTGGGGAAACATAGGCCAACAGCAAAACCAGTTTTGTCTACTTCAAAACACTTTCAACTGTGGAAAAAACCTAGTTATCATTTATGTCATCTCCACAGCTACCCAGTGAAGTCTTGGGGTGGGTTAGTTCTAATGAAGGTCAGGTTTCGAGGCCGTTCTGCACCCGCTCATCCTGTAAAGATTGATCAAGCATTTACGGAAGAAAGATCTGGAAATATGATTCAAAGTATGTGTATTAGTTCTTCTTTGTTCACTCTGTGAATACTGGCCATGGATTGATTTGGAGAGAGCATTAATGGTAGCAGAAGCAAAATGGCGAATCTTCGACAAATCCATGTTGTTCTACATCGAATTTAGGTGGTTTCTTCTTGGACGCACAAGCGATTAGGGATTGCCATTTGTAGTTTTGTTATTACTTTGAATGCCTCTTTATGTTTAAAGATCTCATATGATCACTGTATAGCTGGCATTTCATTGTTTATAAGAGTCTTGAgtgaactaattatatattacccttgTTATCTCCTTCGGTTAGTTATAATATCTCGATCCTTACATTTGATTATTGTGGATAAAGAGAATAACGATGAGAGATGAAAGTTATTTTACATATACTTTGATGCCTTACCAAGCATTACTTTTATCCCCTTACATCCGCGTCAACGTTGACACAACTACTAAGCGATGAAAGGATCATCGATGCAGATGCTAAATAATATCGCTCCGCATTTATATCGATGCCAACACAAATGTCGAGCACCATTATCTCTCGTCGTTGCTCTCCTCATCCATAATAACCACATGCAACCCCCAACAGCATCGTCATCTACCATCAATAACTAGAatattaaatttatctttttatcctttatttttatatttttatttataaaactaatgacattaaagtaaatatacctaaatattttactttcatcccTATATAAATACCATAAAAATTGAGATAGTAAAAATAACCAAGGCAAATAGTTGTCGTAAAAATCAAGATACTAAAAacaagataatatgtaattaacctatCTTTCAATAACTTCAATTTGAAGCTTCAATAGTGAATAGTTTGCTACCTTCTTTTCCCTTTTGAAACCATTTTCCAACATCCCCAGCAGGAGTCCCATGGTGTCTAATATTTTGGGAAGACTAGTTATGGGCATCCAAACCAGACAAAATATTTGTGCTTGTGTCTCCAACAAGGAACTAATAGGTGTATTTGGCTCAAACATGGTCTTCGATGAAGTGAGATTGATTCCTGACAGCAATCAACTCTACAATGCTGATATTTCTCACTTTGAACATCACAAAGTAATGGTGTTATGGACCCTGCAACACTCTGTTACATGCCATGCAACGTGCAAAACCCCCCATGATTCTGCAGTCATCTCTTGTATGAGACTAGACAAGCTTAACCACACAAAACATACCCACCGAGAATGTTAGCTGTAATTCAAAGCATTTAAAGCAATAAAAATGACTGACAAAGAGATGAATTCCTAACAGTATTTAGTTTTTGATGAGCAACACACAAAAACGGTAGCATTGCAGCTCACACTCAGTATCGCAATGACCAATACATCATGTTGCAACAAATAAGCATTCTTAATGGGCACCAGTACTATGATGCTAAAGCTCACGTCATTGACAAGAGCAACATGTCTAAATTTTGCAAGTGGAAGAAGAAACCAACCTCTCGACTTCTGTATCAAGCACAGGCATATGATTGAAAGAAGGCTTCTCAGAAACTATTAGCCACAAAATCCCAAAACCATCAATTGGAACAGAAGTTTTTGAGCCCTATGGACATGAAGATTAGAAATAACCATCCGTAATCTTATCATCACCAAGATCTACACGGTTGAAGCAGGCTCCAGATAAGTACAAGGTTGGTGGGGTTGAAAGCATCACATCGGCCTACATCAgattaaaaaaaggaagaagagtgcAATCAAATAGTCTCTATCCACAAAAACTCAGGCAATTATACATTTGGCTCCACTGCATCTTGAGCAGCATATCAGATTACCTGCACTCTTGATTGTGATTACGTAACCATAAGCATTGCTAATCATCCTTCATATATTTCTCCTGGATGGCTGCTGTTGTAACCACCAGTTAAGGTGAAACAAGCAGAAGACTACAGAAATGAAACCGTGTACAAGTGGAACATAGAAATATATAAACAGTTAAAATAGCTTCCACTTTATTTTAGGCAAAAATAAAGCCACTGACATGTTACACATCACAAGACAACACAGCTGAATTCAGAATGAAATTTGAAAACAAGAATTTTCCTTATGAATAGGTGAATGACCATTCAAGTAACTTTAATAATCAACAGCATTGACAAACCGAAGTAAACAAAAGTGATTCTACTCCATAAGTTTAATTTTGGTTGACATAAACACTATATTAAAAACAACCTTTTAGATAACATCCAACATCTGTCCATTAAGTTGAGACCATCAGTAGTCGAAAATCTTCTCACCATGGTAGAAAACTAGTCATATTCCACATTCTTAAATCATCGAAAGACTATTTTATCACCCtggaagcaaagataaataaaacGTTGCATTGCAACGAGAATTTTGAACAGTATACAAAGAGAGATTTCATGCCTACCAACTAAGCTTAGTAATTATCTCCTGCAGTCTATTTATTCTCAAGGAAAGTTCCATATTTCACAGTACAGATGaaataattcatgggttatccCAATAAGTTATAGTTGTTATTGTCATCTGGCATTTCCTAACAGTGGCAATAATAAGAATTGTtcattcatatcatcattcaaGAAGTTAGCAACAGCTAAGCAACAAAATAAAATCAAAGAAACATCTACCAAAAGGATATCTGTAGTAATCCCAGTCTAACGGTGCTGCTGCAATTTTGCTGAACTCCACAACACTACCCTGTATACCAGCAAATATGTATCCATTGCTTTTGTCTATCAGCTTCACAAGATTCCCAACACTCTCTTTGTCCTGAAATTGATGTGCATAATGTCTAGTGCCAAGTTACTACTGAAtcaaaacagaaaagaaaaccAAAGAGGCAACTTGCCTGAATATCTAGTGTTGTGAAGTTAACCAAGCCAAAATCTTCAATCACATCACAAAGCCCCTTGGTGAGTTTCCTTCAATCAGGTCAACACAATAGCAGAAATCTTAGTACAATAGGACAAATCTTCATATGTAGGACTGACAAAAATTGAAAACAAATAACTGCTAGAAAAAAAATCTAGAAGTGATATAGAATCCCATACCGAGTCAAAAATATCATCTAAATTGGGAACTTGATCTATGTAATGTAGTGAAACAATGTGTATGGGTCGAGAATCAGCGCAAGATTCTAAAATATGATGGCAAAATATTGTCATAGTGACATGCTACTAAGTAATTACACCAATCCTGTCTTTTTACATACATAACTAGTGATTAACAAACTTCCATGGTTGACTAGGATGTATACATCACTTACAACACCAATGAGCTTCTATGACAATAATCCTCTACTGACACTGTGTACATCATAGAAGCATCAGTGTCGGCACCTATGGAACACCATGTTTGCTCAGGTTATGTTGCAAATACAAAGCCTTTTTGCTAATGCATGAAGGGATCAGCATCAACATAAAAGAAATTGCTTTGACTGTCAGTGGTTAACTACAAAGTCATACCACGGGTTACTCATGATGCAGTTCCTGAGAGCATTATGCCGCAGGTTCTATAAAGGTGCACCTTAACCACAGCAACAAGGTGCCACTTGCTTGAGGCAAGGAAATCAGGGAAGAACCACTGATTTCCCTATGTAAATTTTAATAGGCCAACTTGATTGCAACTACTTCCAAGTTGGTGAACCAGTGAAGCAAAGACCTGTTTTGTCATTATGATAATAAATGAACTCTTGGTCACAAATATAAGACTACTTCCAAAGCTTATCATAAAGACACAGGTGaagatttttttcttgaaaacctCAAGCAAGTTAAAGAGAAAAGAATCAAAGAGGTGGAGCAGATATGTCCACAAATGCCATGTTAAAGTGGCTCAGAAGCCAAAGGACATGAGCTTGACTTCCTACAGCAAGAATCAATTGGCGACTGTATTGGTGGATGTGGGCTCAACCAGTTAACTGCTGCTATTAATGTTCCAGCCACTTCCAAAATGTCAAATATAAAGCCTCAAAACCCTACAGTTTGCTCCATCCATTGTTCATACAGGAGAgggcataagaaggctatggcgtCTCCTATGACCTTCCCAAATTGGCAACTCGGTGATCATGGTGGTGGAGAATTGCTTATCACAGCATACACATTTCATTCTGTCTTCTCATCCTCACATAGTGACCATGTATTTATAACAACCTGCTTCCAAGAAGGAATAGAGCATAATACAAACACCATAGGAATTGGGCAACTGTAGGGGCCACTAGTAATCAGCTACAAAGACATAAACATAGAGCAAAAATAAGGAATGTGACAGCAGCAGCTTGACAAGCAAAAGGAATTCTGACATTGATTCACATATCTTAGTTTATTAAGCATAGTAGTCTACATATGTGAACTTGTAGACCTCTTTTTTTCATATATCGTACATTTTCCCTGCAGTTAAAAAAATCCTCCTTTGAATAAATACTTGGAGAACATGCTCCTCCTTGAACTGAAGAAAACCCTCATTAGAAAGGTCAAATCTAACAGTGAGGTGCCATGTAACATGAGAATACATAGAAAAACAAATATTAAATACAAAGCAGTATAACTATAAACCATGTTCAAAATAGCATACTAGAATTACAAGGTCTGAGATGTGCAAAACGAAGATTTATTTATACCTTTAAAGATTTAGACAACAAGAATCAGGTTTCCTAACATTTATAACATAACTAGTTATAGCAACCTGTACTTCATTGAACGAGGATCCTGATCAAGATCGTGCTGTAAATAAGATAGATCCTGAACATCCATGTAGAACTCGAGGTTATAAGCTGCAAAAAATGTACACGATTATGATTTCAGCTTCACACAGTTTTATTCAGTATATGTCACCAGCATGTACACGAGATTTAAACCATACCTAGTTTGCCATATTTCCCAATGAGATCAATCTTTGACAGCACATTTATGTGAGGAAGTTCCAGATGTAACATTGTTGTTAATGAGAGAAGCAATGCACTAACATACTTTCCAGGGTCACAGCATAGATGAGCATCAACTAGATGAACTGCAGTCAACTGCATGAAATAATAACTCATCGTGAAATAATAACTAACAACCGCAAGGAAGACTTTAAAGCAAAATAGTTATGACCATGCATGAAAGAAAACCATACCCGAAGGTCCAACTTCTTCACAAGTCTGGTGATCATGTTCTTTGCATTTGAATGAAGAAAGAAAAGCTCAACTTGGCCAGGAAAGTCAAATAGAAGATAGTGGTCTACAGTTTTAAAGTATAGATGTCAGACAGTTTAGTCAAAATGATAAAAGGAAAAAACTTCAATGCTTGACGAAGCAGATGTTGTAGAAGCAATTTTTAAACGTTTAATGGACAGAGAATGAGAGAAGCAGGCtagagaatgaaaaaaaaaaaaagttacaagCAGGACACAAATTcataagggagagagagagagagaccacagTGACCAACTGGCCAAGGAAACATATAGTTTATTTAAAGTCAATGACACAATCACCTCTTATTAATAAGATAATATGCAAGATACTTTGTTTTACAGTTTGCTTCatgaatttaaagaaaaagaaaatatctaaATTGGAGTGTCAACAACAAATATCTCAGCAAAAAAGACTTTTTGTACGAACCTTCAAGAAAGGGTTTCAGTTTAGATTGTAGCCAATCAATATTCTTTTCCAAGTAATCCATGCAGTAGACAAGACCTATAGACACACataaaatgccaattttgagaatCCAAGAAATAAGATACCCTATAGTTAAGAACTTCACCATTGGAGCACAAATATCAATGAAAAGAACTATTTCAGTGCAGATCTTACCTCCATTTGGACCAAGAGAATGTTCAGCCATAACATCACTAAGTTTTATGAGATCCTCAATATTCACGGCACATTCATATCTGTTGTAGTTGGTCAAGAAACCTACAACTGATGGTCCATTTTAACGTTTTAATATTTCTATTGTCACACCAACGTGAAGATTAAGTGAACATCAATAACGCCAAGCTCAAAGGATACGGCAACGCATCGTTTGCAGGATCCAAATTGACGACAGCTACTTTTCTGCAAGGCAAAAAGCAATTTTGCAGTCATGTGAACATTTCTTGATCCGTGCTGCGGAGTTACTCATACAAAGCAAACTATCAAGAACTCGTCCGATGGGCAATTAGCAGCTC
This genomic stretch from Musa acuminata AAA Group cultivar baxijiao chromosome BXJ3-9, Cavendish_Baxijiao_AAA, whole genome shotgun sequence harbors:
- the LOC103997443 gene encoding GPN-loop GTPase QQT1 gives rise to the protein MVFGQVVIGSPGSGKTTYCNGMFQFLKLIGRKVAVVNLDPANDALPYECAVNIEDLIKLSDVMAEHSLGPNGGLVYCMDYLEKNIDWLQSKLKPFLEDHYLLFDFPGQVELFFLHSNAKNMITRLVKKLDLRLTAVHLVDAHLCCDPGKYVSALLLSLTTMLHLELPHINVLSKIDLIGKYGKLAYNLEFYMDVQDLSYLQHDLDQDPRSMKYRKLTKGLCDVIEDFGLVNFTTLDIQDKESVGNLVKLIDKSNGYIFAGIQGSVVEFSKIAAAPLDWDYYRTAAIQEKYMKDD